AATTATCATCGTCGAGGAAGACGACAAATTCTCCACCTGCTTCTTGAATGGCGCGCTGTCTGGCAAAGGCGAGTCCTTGCTGAGGCTCGAAGCTATATCTCAGGGGACAGGGGGAAGACCATGTCCGGACAGAAACAACGGCAAGAGTCGCCGCCGGCCACCGAACGGAGCTCGTCGTCGGCGAGCTCGATAACGCCGGCGGGGTTCTGCGGCAGCTGAGCCCGCTGCTCGTCGTTGAGGCTCAGGCGGAACTCTTCGTCCTTCCAGGCGCGGATGATGTCTTGCTTCTTCATGAAATGTCCTCCTCACAAAAGGATGGATGAAAGATGCCCTTCCCACGATGGAAAGGGACGACGAAATCGGATGCTGCCGAGGCAGGTGTGGAAAAAGAATCGAAAGAAGAGATGGGATCGAAGGCAAGAGGCGGAGAGACAGGCAGCTGGGAAGCCCCTCGAGGGGCACAGGTAGCGACGACGAGGGGAGGCCGGCGGGGGGTGCTCGTCGTCTTGATCGCTTCGCCTGTGGTTATCATGAGTGCGATAACTTTAGTGCGCACGCGGATTTTGTCAAGGCCTGCAACGAGTCTTTTGGTGACGGATCCGCTCCCTGAGGCTTCGTCCGAGGCAGTCTTGACCTGCTCT
This DNA window, taken from Acidobacteriota bacterium, encodes the following:
- a CDS encoding mersacidin/lichenicidin family type 2 lantibiotic, which translates into the protein MKKQDIIRAWKDEEFRLSLNDEQRAQLPQNPAGVIELADDELRSVAGGDSCRCFCPDMVFPLSPEI